The genomic region CGTCCTTCGGCCTCGTCCCCCCCGGCCCGAGTGTGCCAGTCCAGCGGTTCCCCCAACCGACGTTTGTCAAATGCTTCGCGCAGTCAGTATCCGCCTGGCTCCACTCGGCCACGAGCGTAGGTCCAAACCCCGTCGATCTATCCATGCTCTCCCTCGTCTGCCGTGCCCACCCCTCGCATGCAAACCGTATCTTCTGGGAGTGGTTGTACGCGATCTGTTCTTCGTTAAAAATGACATATTGATGCACATCCAGTGCCGCGTTGGGGAGGGACTGAAGTTCGCCCTGCCAGTTCCCCAGCCCTCTGAACCCGTCCCCAAAGACGAGAATGACGTCCTCAGGGATGCCGTTTTTTCGGATCATGGAACTGGCTTGGGCTGTCCACTCTAGCACGGCGGGAACGCTGAGCTCCGTCATCTTTGGCTCGTTGGCGAGGCCGTAGTGGGAGATTACATTGCGGTAGCGAGGCTGGGAGAAAAATCGACTGAGCCGGTCGTGGAATTCGAGGGATCGCCTCGCGTTGAGGTCGCCTTCTGTTCCGTTTAGCCAGTTGATTGCCCCCAACCGACCGGAGTGATTCCACCCGTTCTGCGACCCTGGTAGCCCGTGCGGGTCGAGGTTCACGCGCAGGCCGTACTTGCGGCAGTATTCGATTGCGCGGAGGAGATACCGCCAGCTGGTCCGGAAGAGGTAGGGGTCGCCTTCGTAAGTCTGGACTGCCCAGTAGGAAAAGGGGATGCGGACGTGGTCGAGCCCTGCGGCGGCGATGTCGCGGAAGGTGGACTCTGTCACGAAACTGGCGTAGTGGGCTTCCAGCACGGAAGCGCAGCGGGAGGCGAGGTAGGAGCAGAGGGTGTACTCGTCTACGATGCCGAAGCGGGAGTCATAGTCAAAAAGGCTGGGGGTGATGAACGGTTCGAGTGACAGCCAGCCGCCTACGTTGACGCCTCGGGCGGGGCGTTTGGTGTAGTCGCCCCAGGGTTTGTTTAGCGGGGGAACCTTGTCGTTTGCGCGGGCGGAGTCGTCCCAGGAGGTGAACAGCCCcatgagggggaggtcacCGACGGTTTCGGCTGTGTAGGTTAGGTTGAAGTCGTCGGTGGAGGCCCAGAcgaaggggttgaggtaGGAGGGGGCGTCTTTGGGGATACTGTCGGGGGATATAGACCCCAGGTTACTCTtcccaccgcctcctcctcctccgctgccGTCGTCACGTTTGTTTTCGTCTTTGCCCGAGTTGGggaccaccaccgcggcaacgatgatgatgatgatcaagaGGACGGTGCAAATTCCAACCAGCCACcagagcttcttcttctgcttgtACCACGGCCGGGGCTTCCCTCTCCAAAGCTCAGATTCTGTTTCCTGGGGTTTCGCGCGGAGCATGCTGTCTTCACTGCTGACACCAAAGTTCATCCCCATAAACCCGCCGCCGCGGAGGCCAGAGCGGTGCGGTTTGCGGCTCTGGACATTTTCGAtaccctcctccagctgagCCCCGCTGACGACTCGCCTCCCGCCTTTGGTGGTGCGGTCCCGCTCGTATCGTTCGCCGGAGGGTCCCGCTACGGTGATCACCTTGGGAGCcagccccccccctcccccatcaaccttTTCGTACCCcttccgccccctcctcctttcccgTTCAGGCGGCTCACCGCTCTCATAGCCTCCCTGCCCAACACTCTCATAACCAGCAGCTCTGCTCctttccctcgtcctcgctgcTCGCCTGGCAGCCCTCCTTGCCTCTCGCTCAGCATCCTCGCTGTCTTCCGGCGGCGCAAatcttcctttccctctcgACCTCTCCCACTCCAACGCCAAATCTCTCGCGTCTCTAATTTCCGGTTCTGTTGCCGGAGCGCGTGatgacctcctcctttgcTCCGGCTGCCGCGAAGTAGGTCGCGATCGCGACTTTGCCTTGTCTTTCGCATTGGCTTTATTCAACTGCGCCAATGCCGCTGCTGATAGTCCctgggaggaagatggcgcaTCGGATTcattccctcctcctgccccacGTGGCGTGCTGGTGGGTCGTCTACTTTGACTCCTGCGCTTGCGACGACGTTCCTCCCTTTCGGCGTCAGTTTCGcgatctccatctccatctcggccgtGTTTGGCGGAGGAGCGGTTGCGGTGGTGTCCGTGGTGGGTGCTCCTGCGACGTTCCCCGCGGGCTTCGCGGTCGGTGGAGGGATCACGGGGCAttttgctgtggtggtgctggtggttaGGCGGTCAAGAAAATGGCATTCCGGCGGTGTGTGTACAGATTCAATTGGCGACGTTGGAATACAAACGAGACAAAAAGTAAACacattattttttttctttctttttttttgcgcgCTCAAATGTGAAATCAGTTTCATGCCCAGGAGCCCAGCATCCAAAAAACCTGGCATCAGGATCCCACTGCGACTGGATGCGACGCTTGTGTGCgctcctccccagcccacaTCCAAGGCGCAGCCCAGCCCGGCCCAGCCCAGCTTCCTAAACGCTAATTGTTGTAAAGATGGCTTGATAGTTGGCTGGGTAACCTTATCCTTGCTTGTCTACACAAAAGGGATTGGTTGAGTGAGGCTCCGCCTGGGCGCCAATGCTACGTCATTGGTTTACTTCTGAGAGATTGGATCGAGTGTGAGCTTCGATCAAATTGGGAGGGGTCTTCCACCCCGATGGGAATCCAATTTCAGCGCGTCAATTGCCTCCAACCGGAGCTTTTTTGATAATCGGTCCAAATGATGATGCTCCAGCACCTGAGCGTGGGCCCTCGGGAAAACGGGCTAGCGTGCTGTCGAACACCCTCCAGTGCCTACCGGCCGGTACCTAAAGTGCCCTGCAGCGTGTGACGTCCGTGCGGCAGCTCTCCCCCCAAAAGGCGGGGACCCCGCGAAAAGGACAGGCCTGGTGGGCTGGGCGGTGGCAGCCAAAGCCGCCGCAAGCCGACACGCCCGTCATCCCttctacctcctcctcctcatgacCTCCTGTTTTACACAGATGGCTCTGTTGATTTGCATATGTTCTCTCACAATGCGACTGAGCTTATTCCCAACATAGTCCTCTCCATCTGCTTGTGTGTCTTTTTTGTTGATAAACTCACCTAACCAACCATGAGGGGCCCATCCGCCTTATCGCTATCGCGGGCACTTACACGccgccctcatcatcttcatcatcatcatcgcgCGCTATTCACCACTCGCGGACAACAACTACTAGCCGCTCTCTtgacctcttctcctctgaacacaccaaaaagaacctactcaacccaccccccaaacgccaaacTCAACCTTCCCACCGAttactccaccacccccctcctctgccacaccaccaccacagccctcaccaaccccgagcTCCCCCCCGAAACCCGCAACGGCACCACCAAGCGCATGAACCTCTTCCAAGCCGTCAATGACGCCCTCGCCAC from Podospora bellae-mahoneyi strain CBS 112042 chromosome 4, whole genome shotgun sequence harbors:
- a CDS encoding hypothetical protein (EggNog:ENOG503NUQG; COG:I; CAZy:GH5), yielding MPRDPSTDREARGERRRSTHHGHHRNRSSAKHGRDGDGDRETDAEREERRRKRRSQSRRPTSTPRGAGGGNESDAPSSSQGLSAAALAQLNKANAKDKAKSRSRPTSRQPEQRRRSSRAPATEPEIRDARDLALEWERSRGKGRFAPPEDSEDAEREARRAARRAARTRERSRAAGYESVGQGGYESGEPPERERRRGRKGYEKVDGGGGGLAPKVITVAGPSGERYERDRTTKGGRRVVSGAQLEEGIENVQSRKPHRSGLRGGGFMGMNFGVSSEDSMLRAKPQETESELWRGKPRPWYKQKKKLWWLVGICTVLLIIIIIVAAVVVPNSGKDENKRDDGSGGGGGGGKSNLGSISPDSIPKDAPSYLNPFVWASTDDFNLTYTAETVGDLPLMGLFTSWDDSARANDKVPPLNKPWGDYTKRPARGVNVGGWLSLEPFITPSLFDYDSRFGIVDEYTLCSYLASRCASVLEAHYASFVTESTFRDIAAAGLDHVRIPFSYWAVQTYEGDPYLFRTSWRYLLRAIEYCRKYGLRVNLDPHGLPGSQNGWNHSGRLGAINWLNGTEGDLNARRSLEFHDRLSRFFSQPRYRNVISHYGLANEPKMTELSVPAVLEWTAQASSMIRKNGIPEDVILVFGDGFRGLGNWQGELQSLPNAALDVHQYVIFNEEQIAYNHSQKIRFACEGWARQTRESMDRSTGFGPTLVAEWSQADTDCAKHLTNVGWGNRWTGTLGPGGTRPKDVRPRCPALDRTCSCEEANAGPERWSDGYKRFLRMFAEAQMDSFEKGWGWFYWVWDTEDAAQWSYKKGMAAGVLPQKAYEREFNCDLSKIPSFSDLPETY